The sequence GCCGAGGAGCGCCAGACGATCGCCGTCGTGGTCATCGGCGGCCAGTCCCTGAGCCTGCTGCTCACCCTGATCGTCACGCCTGTCTCGTACTCGCTGCTCGACGATCTCGCGCGCAGCGAGCGCTGGGGGCGGGTCCGATCCCGCGTGGCCTCCCTCCGCGAGCGCGCGTCCGCGCGGTTCGGCCGGCTCTTCGCGCGCAGGACGACGTAGGCGCGGCGGCGCCCGCTGCCGCGCGCCTCAGCCCTTCCCCATCCCGAGCGCGGCCACGGCCACCGCGCCCCAGCCCACGAGCAGGAGCAGCCCGCCGAACGGCGTGACCGCGCCGAGGACGCGGACGCCGGTCAGGGTCATCGCATAGAGGCTGCCGGAGAAGAGGAGCACGCCGCCCGCGAAGCAGAAGCCGGCGACCGTCGCCGCGACGCCGCCGGTGCGCGCGGCGAGGTGGGCGGCGAGCGCCAGCGCGAGCGCGTGGGCGAGGTGGTACTGGGCGCCCGTTTGCCACCAGGAGAGGCGCAGCGCGCCGTCCGCCTGTGCGTCGAGCGTCGACTTGAGCCCGTGGGCGCCGAACGCGCCGAGCGCCACCGCGAGGAACCCGTAAACGCCCGAGAGCAGGAAGAAGAGACGTTCCATCGGGCGCGCAGCTTAGCCGATGGCCGGAGCTCGTCACGAGGGGCGCTAGGCGTCTGGGCACCTATCATTGCGCCACGGCTTCGTGACGGCCCAGCGGACCACCGGCGCGTGCCCTGCCGGCGAGCCGGCGCCGCGCGCCCGCCCGAGCGCGCCACGCGTCAGCCTCCCTCCACCCGCCGCCGCGGGAAGATCGTCCCCCGGATCTCCGCCATCGACGCGCCGAACGTCGCCGCGAGCCGACCGAGGACGAGGCGGTTCAGCCGGCCGTCCGGCGGCGCCTTGACCGCGATCACGAACGCGGCGTCGATCGGCGTGCCGGCGTGCCTCGCCGCCCGCTCCGCGAGCGCCGCCGCGGCGACGTCGGACAGCTCCTCCCGCCGTGCCACGCGGATCTTCACGTAGAGCGCCGCCCGCATCAGCGTGTGGTAGCCGTGCATCCACGCCATCCAGCGCTCCTCCGGGCCCCCGGCGAGGGCCCGTGAGAGCGCGTCGTGGCGCCGCTCGATCTCGTCGAAGGGCAGGTTGTCGAGCTCGTTCAGCGCGCCGGGGAACTCCCCCGCGAGCGCGCGGAACACCTCCTTGCCGGGGATCGGCTCCCCGGCCGCCCGCGCGCGCCGGAGCTCGGCGAGCGTGAGGTACTTGCGGGCGAGCTGCGACAGGACCTCCGGGGAGAGGCGCGTGTCGCCGTCGGGGTCCGCCGCGCCGGTCACAGCCAGCCGTGGGGGAACGCGAGGACGTCGCCGATCGACGCGGCGCCGAGGCACAGCGCGACGAGGCGATCGACCCCGAGCGCGTTTCCCGCCGCGGGCGGCATGCCCTCCTCGAGCGCGTCGAGGAAGCGCTCGTCGATCGGATAGACCGGCTTGCCCTGGGCGGCCCGCGCCCCCTGATCGGCGAGGAGCCGCGCGCGCTGCTCGACCGGGTCGGTCAGCTCGCCGAAGCCATTGCAGAGCTCGACGCCCGCGACATACAGCTCGAACCTCTCGCAGACCCGCGGATCGCTCGGCTTGAGCCGCGCGAGCGACGCGAGCGGCGCGGGGAAATCGACGAGGAACACCGGGTGGGGCAGCGCAGCGATCGCCGGCTCCACCGCGTCCACGAGCAGGCGGAAGAACCGCTCCTCGTCGCTCGACGCGAGCGCGATCGCGTCGTCCGCGGGCACGCCCGCCCAGCGCGCGAACGCCTCGCCGATCGAGATCCGCGGGAACGGCCGCTCCAAACGTACCTGCTTGCCGGACGTCGAGATCGTGCCATCCGCGCCGAGCGCGCCCGCGACGCGCTGCACGATCGCCTCGGTGTCGGCCATCACCTCGTCCACGCCGGCGAAGGCGCGGTACCATTCGAGCATCGTGAACTCCGGGTTGTGCCTGTCGCCGAGCTCCCCGCGCCGGAAGCAACGCGCGAGCTGGAAGCAGCGCGGGACGCCTCCCGAGAGCAGCCGCTTCATCTGGTACTCCGGGCTCGTGATCAGGAACGTCGGGCGCGCCGCCTGCACCGCGAACGCGTCGAGGTGTAGGTCGAGCCCGGGGGAGGGGACCATGCTCGGCGTCTCCACCTCGAGGAAGCCGCGCTCGGCGAACAGCGCCCGCACCGCGGCGAGCGCCGCCGCGCGCTGCGCGAGCGCCGCGCCGCGCCCGCGATGGATCGCGCGCTCCGTCTCGCTCGACGGCGGCGCCGCGGCGCCCGCGCGCGCCCGCGGCGGCCTCCGGGGCGCGATCCGCTCGACGATCCGCGCGGACGTGAGCGCGCAGTCGGTCGGCGCCGGCGCCGGCGCGCCCTCGACGATCGCGAGATCGCCGACCTCGAGCGGCGGCGCGGGCGCGCCCTCGAGCGCGACGCGCAGCGCGCTGAACGCGTCGCCGAGGACGACCGCGCCCTCCGCGACCGCGAGCACGCGGCCGCCGACGCGAACCCTTCCGGGCAGCGGCGCACCGGCGGGACACGGGGAACAGGCGGAGACGATGTCGCTCGGGGCGAACGTCGCCGGGAATCCAATGGAGGTGTTTGTTTCAGAGAGAGCCACGGGAGCCTGCGTTGAAGGTGCCGGAGACATACCACGCAGGTTGACCAGGGAGGTCACGTAACGAGGCAATCGCGGCCACAACTCCTTGATTTTCCGCGAGGACGCCGCGTCGCTTCTCCTTGATGAGCCAACGCAACTCGTTACGTTGGTCGCGCTCGTCGGTCCGGCCCTGCCGCGCCTCACGCGAGCGCTGCTTGCAGAAAGCCAGCAGAAATCCAGCCGGAGAGAAGAACCCATGAGACGACTGCCGCTCTTGCTTCCGTTGACCGCACTCGCAGCCTTGGCCGCTGCGGGGCCCGCCGCCGCGTCCGAGTGGCACACGCTGCGGAAGGGCTCGCCGGCAGCGGACCTGTCCTTCCGCGGCGCGGAGGGCGCGCGGGGCGCGGCGGAGGCGGCCCTGAAGCACGCCGCTTCAGAGCTCCGCCTCCAGGGCGTCTCGCTGCGTTACCAGAGCGAGCTCGTCGATGGCGATCACCGCACCGTCCGGTTTGCGCAGGTCCACGCCGGACTGCCCGTGCTCGGCGCCGCCGTGGCGATCGACGTCACTCGGGAGAACCGCGCCGAGGTCGTGGTGCTCGACGTGGCGCGGGACGTGTCGGTCGCGACGACGCCGACTCACGGGGAGGAGGCCGCGCGGCGCGCGGTCGAGGCGACGTACGGGATGACGCTCTCGGAGCGGCCGAACGCGGCGCTCGCGGTGCTTCCCGAGGCCGAGACGGGCGGCAAGCTCGTCTGGGTGGTCGATGTCCGGTCGGATCGCGGCGGGGAGCGCTACCTCGTCGACGCGCACACAGGCAAGCTCGTCCACAGGCGCTCGCTGGCCGTGCACGCGCGAGGGCGCGTTTACCCCATCAGCTCGGCGGTCACGCCCGAGGTCCAGGATCTCGAGCTCACAAGCCTCGACGCGGCGGATCCCCAGACCTTGAGCGGCTGGGACGGCAACTTCAAGGTGGTGAATTACGTGGATGGCGACCTCGCCGCCGGCGTCCCGCTCACCCTGGAGCAGAGCGTCGGGCCGAACGCAGGGGAGGACTTCCTCTATGACCCGCCCACGAGCGCGGAGGACGCGCACGACCAGTTCGCGCAGGTCGGCATCTATTACCACCTCACCCGGATGCGCGATTACTTCGTGTCGACCCACCACATCGACATGGGGGCGCCTGGCTGGAAGCTCGTCGCGGTCGCCAACATGCTGGAGGCGGGCCGGCCGATGGACAACGCGTTCTTCTCGGGAGAGGGGGTGGGCGAGCCCTTCCGCGCGCCGAACCTCATCGCCATCGGCCAGGGCTCGTTCTTCGATTTCTCGGACGACTCCGACGTGTTCCTCCACGAGTTCACCCATTACGTCTCCGCCAACGCGGTCGGCTACAATGGGGGCCAGTTCGCGATCAACGAATACGGGCTCTCCCCCTGGGCCGGCAGCATCGATGAGGGCATCGCGGACTATTTCGCCTGCACCGTGAACGGCGACTCCACGCTCGGCGAGGCGACGCTGGCGCCCTTCGGCATGGCGCGCGACCTCGCGAAGGACGCCAAGACGTGCCCCGGCGATCTGGTGGGCGAGGTGCACGAGGACGGCGAGCTGATCGGCAGCCTCGCGTGGTCCTTGCGCGAGAAATTCGGGGCCAAGGTGGGCGACAGGCTCGTCTGGGGCGCGGTGACGCTGCTGACCCCCAACGCCTCGTTCGGCGATTTCGCCAAGGCGCTGAAGAGGGCGACCGACAAGCTGGTGACCGCCGGTGACCTCACGGAGGCGGACGCCGGCGCCGTCGACGCGCTGATCGAGAGCCGCGGCCTCGACGACTGCGAGGAGGTGCTCGATCTGACCGGGGGCAAGTCGCAGACGACGAACATGCTCGGGATCGACTCGCTGGTGTTCGGCACCGGGGCGTCGTGCGCGGATTACCGCTCGCAGCTCAGCCTGCAGAGCCTCTTCCACTTCAAGAGCACGCCGGATCGGGCCGCGAAGGGCGTCCGCTTCACCGTGCAGGTCGATCCCGATCGCGGCCACGACGTCGAGTGGAGCATCTATGTGAGGACCGGCCGGCACGTCGGCTTCAGGCTGGGCGAGCTCCTGCCGGAGGTCAGGAACTACGATTACAGCGTCGAGGGGATCACGGAGACGAGCGGTGAGCTCGTCATCGACGAGAGCTCCGAGCCGCCGTTCGATCCCACGCAGACGTACTACCTGGTGATCGGTCACAAGAACTGCCCGTCCTCGTCCGTGACGGTGGAGAGCGAAGATCTCGGGGTGGAGCCGCCTGTCGAGCCGACGGATCCCGTCGAGCCGGAGCCCGCTGGCTCCACGGGCGGCGCGACGCCGGACCCGACCGATCCGATCGAGGATCCCGAGCCGGAGACGGTCGTGGGGTGCGCTTGCCGCGCCGCCGAGCCGAGCGCGCCCGTCGCGCCGTGGACGGCGCTCGCCGGGGTCGCGCTCGCGGGAGCTGCCGTGCTGAGGCGGCGTGCGCGGGCGCGTCGTGCGCTGGGCTGAAGTGAAGGACTGAGGGTCTGAGGCCGCGGGCGCCACGCGGCGGGCGACGCATCGACGCGCGCCGCCGTGGCGCCTGCCCTCTACGCAAGCGCGAGGCTCGGAGCGCTCGCGCGTGTCGCTTCTGTGGGTGGGATACGGGGCCGCTTTCGCTGCGCTAGCGTCCGCCCGCGCCGCCCGCGCCGCCGGTACCGCCCGCACCGCCGGTGTCGCCACCGGCGCCACCCGCACCGCCGGCGCCACCCGCACCGCCGGCGCCACCCGTACCGCCGCCGCTTCCGCCCTCGCCCGCACCGCCGCCTCCGGCCGTCCCGTTGCCGCCGGTGCCACCGCCGCTGCCGCTCGTGCTGCTCGTGCTGCCCGTCGTCGGGTTCTGGTTCGGATCGCAGACCTGCGTGGTCACATCCGGTCTGCAGCAACGATGTTGTTGCTGCTGCTGACCGATGCCCATGCACTCGAGGCCATCGGCGCAGTCATCGTTGCCGTTCGCGATTTCGCAGGGCTCGCCCTCTTGCTGCCGGCTGCAGCTCGCGGCGGAGGCGACGATCGCCGCGGCGAGCGCGGCCAGGAGGAGCGCGGGGCGCAAGGCGTTGCGCGATGTCTTCGGGGCTTTCACGCGCGCTGGTCTAGCAGAACCACGCGGGCTTGCCTATTGCCCATCTACTGCGGAGGGGTAGGCCGGTTCTTCGCGTCGATGGCGTCGATGAACAGGCCCATGTACTGCGCGGCGCTCGTGATCGAGAAGATGAGCGATAGATAGATGAGCAGCCGTCCGACGTGCACCACGTCGACCTCTCCGAAGTCGACGCCGAGGTGGATGTGGTACGGGTAACCGAGGATCAGGCAGACGATCCCGATCATCTGCAGCGCTGTCTTGATCTTCCCGCCGTCGCCCGCCGCGATGACGAGCCCCTCGGTCGAGGCGATCGAGCGGAGCGCCGTGATCGTGATCTCGCGCGAGATGAGCAGCACCACCGCCCACGCCGGGATCCGGCCCATCGGCACCAGCCACACGAGCGTGGCGGCGACGATGAGCTTGTCGGCGAGCGGATCGAGGAACTTGCCGAGCACGCTCACGAGGCCCTGCCGCCGCGCCAGGTAGCCGTCGAGCATGTCCGTGATCGCCGCGAGCGAGTAGACGCCCGCGGCCCAGAAGCAGTCGCGCGGCGCGCCCCTCGAGAGCAGCAAGAGGACGGCTGGGATCATGAGGATCCGGGCGAACGTGAGCAGGTTCGGGAGGTTCCGCGCGTCTTCCCAGAGCGTGCGCCGCCGCTGCGCCTTGATGCCCCGCAGGGACGTGCCCGCGCTAGCGACCATCGACGAGGACCATCCCCTCTCCGCCGAACGTCACGAAGCCCTGCATCCCTCCGGGCGCCTCGGAGGCGGGAAGCGTGCGCGGCAGGAGCCGGCCCATCCACCCGAGCACCGCGGTCGCGCGCGTCGACGTCGGCCGCGACGGGGTGATCTCCAGCGCTGCGGCGCGCTCGGGCACCGACAGGACCATGTGGCCGCGGCCGCGGAGCTGCACCATCGCGACCGCCTCGCCCTCGCCGGCCGGCAGGCGGCCGTTCTCGTAGCCGATCGGCAGATCGAAGCCGACGAGGACGTCCTCGCGCAGGTAGATCGGCTCTTCGCCGAGCGTCACCGGGTGGAGCCGCCGCCCCTCCGGCGCGCCGAGCACGAGCTCGCAGCGCCCGCCGATCTCGACGAAGGGCGTGCTCGGCCCGCCGAGCGGCTCGTCGAAGATGCGCCCGCGCGCCTGCCGCTTCAGCACGTGCGTGGCGGTCCCGGAGTGCACGCTCATCGTGCGCAGCGCGTCGAGCCGGGCGACGAAGCCCTTCGCTGCCTGCACGAGCACGACGCCGGTCGGGTGCCGCGTGACCGCGGCCTCGCGCGGGAAGACGAGCAGCCGCTCGCGCGCGAGCGCCGAGAGCGTCTCCAGCGGCTGCGCCGCCGACGGCGTCGCGGCCGGCGGCGGCGCGGCGGGCGCCGCCGTGGGAGGCGGCAGCGAGGACGACGACGGCCGCCCCGCCGCCTTCCTGCTCGCCGCCGCCACGTCCGCCGCCCCGGGGACGGCGATCGCGAAGCGGCCCGTCGCGGAGGGCTCCTCGGGCGCCATCGTGCTGCGGCGCACGGTCGGGGCCACGCTCCCTCCGGGGGGCGCCTGCACGGCGGGCATCGACGGGACCGTCGGCGCCGCGCCGACCCTCGGACCGGGAGCTCTGCTCGCGCCGGGCGCGCTCGTCGCGCCTCCCGCGCGGTCCGCCCCGAGGCTCTTGAACGACGGCGGCGCCGGGATGGTCGGCATCATCTCGCGGCCAGGCTCGATGGCCGACCATGTCCCCGACGGGATGCGCGGCAGATCCGAGTCGTGCCGGAAGCCCGCGCCCGCGCGATCGAGCGCCTGCACCGCCTCGCCTGCAGCGCGTTGCACCTCGGCCTTGGCCTCGATCGGCGGCTGATCCTCGGTGTCGGGCGCCTCCATCGAGTACCGGCCCGTGGCGCCGCCCGTCATGTCGAGCAGGCGGCGCGCCATCGCGTCGTGGCCGCCCGCCGCGAACGCGTGGCTCGCGCGCTCGTAGTCGCCCATGCGCTGGAACGCGAGCCCCAGGTAGCCCCATGCGCGCTGGTGCTTCGGGTTCTGCTCGAGCGCCTTCTCGAGCTCGGACCGCGCCTGCGCCGGCTGCCCGGTCTTGAGGTACGAGAGCGCGAGGTTGATGCGCGGCTCGACCGCCTCCGGGTGGGCCTGGATCAGCCGCTCATAGATCGCGATCGCCCGCGGGTAGAGCCCCAGCCGGAAGTAGACGATCCCGAGCAGGTCTTGCCCCTTGGGATCGCTCGGCTGGAGCGACAGCGCGCGCTCGAGCTCCGCCTTCGCGGCGTGGACCCGGTTGTCCTGCAGGAGCTCGCTGCCCCGGTGCAGGTGGAACAGGAACTCCTCCGCCGCGACTTCGCGTGTGGAGGGCCGTGGGTCGTCGCGCTCGTGCATCGTCGGATGGATCGTACACGAAAACGCACACACGCCGTCAGGCGCTCGCCGCCTCGATCGCCTCGGCGAGCGTGAAGGCCCCCTCGTAGAGCGCGCGGCCCACGATGACGCCGCTGACGCCGGGGATCTGGGCGAGCGCGCGCAGGTGAGCGAGCGATCCGACTCCGCCGGAGGCCAGGACGGGGAAGCCGCACGAGGCGGCGAGCTCGCGGGTGGCCTCCAGGTTGGGGCCGACCTGCGTGCCGTCGCGGGAGACGTCGGTGTAGAGGAGCGCCGCGACGGGGGCGCCGGCGAGCGCGCGGGCGACGTCGAGGGCGGTGACGGAGGAGACCTGCTCCCAGCCCTGCACGGCCACGCGCCCGTCCTTGGCGTCGACGGCGACCACCACGCGCCCCGGGAAGCGGCCGGCGAGGTCGCGCACGAGCGCGGGATCGTTCACAGCGGCGGTCCCGAGCACGATGCGATCGGCGCCCAGCGCGAGGTAGCTCTCGGCCGCGGCGGCGGAGCGGATGCCGCCGCCCACCTGCACGCTGCCGCCCTCCACGCCGAAGGCCGCGATGACGGCGCGGACGGCGTCGGCCTGGACGGGCAGGCCGGCGCGGGCCCCTTCCAGGTCGACCACGTGCAGCCGAGCGCAGGCACGGCGGAGGCGAGCGGCGAGCGCCGCCGGGTCCTGGTCGTAGACGGTGACCTGATCGTAGCGCCCTTGATGGAGGCGCACGGCCTGGCCTCCGAGGAGATCGATGGCGGGGATGAGCTGCACGCGGCGGGTCTAGCGCGCCTCTGCGCCGGCGGGTAGAGGCGGCGAAGGCGGCGGAGGTCCGCGGCGCCGCCGCGTCACCACGACCCGCTCGCCCCGAGCACGACCCCTTCCGGGCTTGCCGCGAGCACCCCTGCGCGGATCCGCCTTG is a genomic window of Sorangium aterium containing:
- the hisA gene encoding 1-(5-phosphoribosyl)-5-[(5-phosphoribosylamino)methylideneamino]imidazole-4-carboxamide isomerase — its product is MQLIPAIDLLGGQAVRLHQGRYDQVTVYDQDPAALAARLRRACARLHVVDLEGARAGLPVQADAVRAVIAAFGVEGGSVQVGGGIRSAAAAESYLALGADRIVLGTAAVNDPALVRDLAGRFPGRVVVAVDAKDGRVAVQGWEQVSSVTALDVARALAGAPVAALLYTDVSRDGTQVGPNLEATRELAASCGFPVLASGGVGSLAHLRALAQIPGVSGVIVGRALYEGAFTLAEAIEAASA
- a CDS encoding MYXO-CTERM sorting domain-containing protein encodes the protein MRRLPLLLPLTALAALAAAGPAAASEWHTLRKGSPAADLSFRGAEGARGAAEAALKHAASELRLQGVSLRYQSELVDGDHRTVRFAQVHAGLPVLGAAVAIDVTRENRAEVVVLDVARDVSVATTPTHGEEAARRAVEATYGMTLSERPNAALAVLPEAETGGKLVWVVDVRSDRGGERYLVDAHTGKLVHRRSLAVHARGRVYPISSAVTPEVQDLELTSLDAADPQTLSGWDGNFKVVNYVDGDLAAGVPLTLEQSVGPNAGEDFLYDPPTSAEDAHDQFAQVGIYYHLTRMRDYFVSTHHIDMGAPGWKLVAVANMLEAGRPMDNAFFSGEGVGEPFRAPNLIAIGQGSFFDFSDDSDVFLHEFTHYVSANAVGYNGGQFAINEYGLSPWAGSIDEGIADYFACTVNGDSTLGEATLAPFGMARDLAKDAKTCPGDLVGEVHEDGELIGSLAWSLREKFGAKVGDRLVWGAVTLLTPNASFGDFAKALKRATDKLVTAGDLTEADAGAVDALIESRGLDDCEEVLDLTGGKSQTTNMLGIDSLVFGTGASCADYRSQLSLQSLFHFKSTPDRAAKGVRFTVQVDPDRGHDVEWSIYVRTGRHVGFRLGELLPEVRNYDYSVEGITETSGELVIDESSEPPFDPTQTYYLVIGHKNCPSSSVTVESEDLGVEPPVEPTDPVEPEPAGSTGGATPDPTDPIEDPEPETVVGCACRAAEPSAPVAPWTALAGVALAGAAVLRRRARARRALG
- the epmA gene encoding EF-P lysine aminoacylase EpmA; this translates as MLAVAEGAVVLGDAFSALRVALEGAPAPPLEVGDLAIVEGAPAPAPTDCALTSARIVERIAPRRPPRARAGAAAPPSSETERAIHRGRGAALAQRAAALAAVRALFAERGFLEVETPSMVPSPGLDLHLDAFAVQAARPTFLITSPEYQMKRLLSGGVPRCFQLARCFRRGELGDRHNPEFTMLEWYRAFAGVDEVMADTEAIVQRVAGALGADGTISTSGKQVRLERPFPRISIGEAFARWAGVPADDAIALASSDEERFFRLLVDAVEPAIAALPHPVFLVDFPAPLASLARLKPSDPRVCERFELYVAGVELCNGFGELTDPVEQRARLLADQGARAAQGKPVYPIDERFLDALEEGMPPAAGNALGVDRLVALCLGAASIGDVLAFPHGWL
- the pgsA gene encoding CDP-diacylglycerol--glycerol-3-phosphate 3-phosphatidyltransferase gives rise to the protein MVASAGTSLRGIKAQRRRTLWEDARNLPNLLTFARILMIPAVLLLLSRGAPRDCFWAAGVYSLAAITDMLDGYLARRQGLVSVLGKFLDPLADKLIVAATLVWLVPMGRIPAWAVVLLISREITITALRSIASTEGLVIAAGDGGKIKTALQMIGIVCLILGYPYHIHLGVDFGEVDVVHVGRLLIYLSLIFSITSAAQYMGLFIDAIDAKNRPTPPQ
- a CDS encoding tetratricopeptide repeat protein, producing the protein MHERDDPRPSTREVAAEEFLFHLHRGSELLQDNRVHAAKAELERALSLQPSDPKGQDLLGIVYFRLGLYPRAIAIYERLIQAHPEAVEPRINLALSYLKTGQPAQARSELEKALEQNPKHQRAWGYLGLAFQRMGDYERASHAFAAGGHDAMARRLLDMTGGATGRYSMEAPDTEDQPPIEAKAEVQRAAGEAVQALDRAGAGFRHDSDLPRIPSGTWSAIEPGREMMPTIPAPPSFKSLGADRAGGATSAPGASRAPGPRVGAAPTVPSMPAVQAPPGGSVAPTVRRSTMAPEEPSATGRFAIAVPGAADVAAASRKAAGRPSSSSLPPPTAAPAAPPPAATPSAAQPLETLSALARERLLVFPREAAVTRHPTGVVLVQAAKGFVARLDALRTMSVHSGTATHVLKRQARGRIFDEPLGGPSTPFVEIGGRCELVLGAPEGRRLHPVTLGEEPIYLREDVLVGFDLPIGYENGRLPAGEGEAVAMVQLRGRGHMVLSVPERAAALEITPSRPTSTRATAVLGWMGRLLPRTLPASEAPGGMQGFVTFGGEGMVLVDGR
- a CDS encoding DUF423 domain-containing protein; translation: MERLFFLLSGVYGFLAVALGAFGAHGLKSTLDAQADGALRLSWWQTGAQYHLAHALALALAAHLAARTGGVAATVAGFCFAGGVLLFSGSLYAMTLTGVRVLGAVTPFGGLLLLVGWGAVAVAALGMGKG